ATGATGAAGATGAGGACGATGATGAAGAATCCATTATACAGCAGTTCAAGGTAAATGAAAGAAAGCCGCTCATGGATTTATTTGAGATAGACGACAAAGTTCATGTCATGTTCGAGCTTCATGATATCAAGAAAGAGGATATCAATCTTAATGTCACTGAAACGTCACTTGAGATAAGCGCAGAGAATGATGATGTGGTGTATGAGGAAAGCATCGATCTTCCTTCCAGCGTTGATCCGGATTCTGCAAAAGCAAGGTACCACAACGGTGTCCTGGAAGTTATAATGGATATGAAAGAGCTTGGTGTTGCCCGCTCTGTGCATATCGATTAAAGCCATCTGGCTTAAATCATTTTTTATAAGTGTTGACCACAACGTATATATGAGCTACGCGTATACTTTAGTTGGTCTGCTGAAATATAATAAGTGGGATGTAAATGTCTGCGAGTTCAGAAAACATAAATGACTCGGTCCTGCCATTGCTGCTACAGAACACTGAACAGGATCTGTTCACCAGATTAGGTATAGGGGTAATCTATCTTGATGAACGCAATAAGTTGCTCTGTTCAAACAAAGTGGTAAGTGACCTTACAGATTTCACGGCTGAAGAGCTCTTATGTAAAAACTTCACAGAGCTTGGCTTTTGTTCCTTTAACGATTACTCAAACCTTTCTGATTTCTTTTTATCATCACAACCTTTGGATGAAAGTGGCAGGTCCTGCAAGTTCCGGTTGACAGATAAACAGGGTGATCTCAGATACCTGATTTGTGATGTGTTTCCATTTTCTGATAAGTGTAAAAGTAATGGCGGGAAAATATGCACCATTAGGGCTGACACAACGCAGCCTGACACAACAAAGGCTGCTTATGAGAATAATAGATCCCATGATGAATTAAAAATTGAAAACATGTACCTCAGGGAAAAAGTGCTTTCAAAACTGGGAGAAAAAGCTCTTTCATGCAGCAATATCAATGCATTGATGGACTATGCGCTAAAAATAGCAGCGCAGACTCTGAATGCAAAGTATTCTCTTATTATGGAGCTACTTCAGGATGGCAAATTCCTGTTGAGATACGGATACGGTTTGAGCGAGTGGTGTGTCGGTTCAGCACTTGTAGACAAGGATCTTGGTTCCCCTACAGGTTACACGGCTTTTACCGGAAGACCTCTGGTCGTGGATGATATGCGCACAGAGGACAGGTTCCTGATTCCGCGTTTTCTTCATGAACATAATATAGTAAGCAGTGTCACTGTTATCATTGGCGACAGAAAAGATATGTATGGTGTGATGTGCGTCCACACGGATAAGCAACGGCAATTCACCGAGCACGATGTCAATTTCCTGCAGTCTGTTGCTAACATTCTTGCTGAGACCATCAAACTGCGGGATTCATTCAAGTCACTGGAACTTTACAGGAATCTCATTAACCAGTCCAATGATCTTATTATTGTTCTTAATGCTGTGACAAAGAAGTTCATCTATGTGAACGACAAGGTCTTCCATGATCTGGGCTACACGGAAGCAGAGTTACTGGAGCAGGATATCTTAGGTCCCGGATGTATTATAACCGGTCATGATATGCAGGAACTTATAGGCCAGGTAGCTGAAAATGGAAGTCTTGTGGTTGAATCCGAATTATTGAGCAAGGATGGCTCATCATTCCCTGCCGAGATAAGTCTGGCATTTGTCGAGAATGAAGGCACTACTTATATAGTGTTGATAGGCCGTGATATAAGTGAACGCCGCATACTGGAAAGTGCAATAAGGGAGCGTGCAAGACAGCTTGAATACTCCAATGAGATCAAGGATCTGTTTGCAGATGTAACAAGTCATGACCTGATCGGTTCTATCTCCCTGATCGAAGGGTTTGCAGGTTATCTTGAGGAGATGGAAACCGATGAGGCTAAAAAGCATCTTCTGGGGCATGTTGTAGGCAGCACTGCCAAACTGAAGAACACAATAGATTCTGCTACTGTTTTTGCCAGGTTGAACTGTGCAACTGACATGAATATTGAAGAACTTGACCTGCGTTTGTTATATTATAGTGCACTTGAGAGATTGTTGTCAAAGGTTACTGATAAAGGTATAAATGTTGAGCTTGACTTGCCAGGTAAGTGCAATGCACTTGTAAATCCTATTATTGAAGAAGTACTCTACAACCTACTTTCCAATGCTATAAAATATTCTCCTGAAGGCGGCACTATTGTTGTGGATATTGAGCCTGAAGATGACAAATGGAAAGTCAGCATATCTGATGAAGGGCCTGGGATCTCTGATGAGAATAAGAAACAGATATTTGAAAGGTTCAAAAGAGCTGATATCTCACATGCGGATGGTCATGGTCTGGGACTTGCAATTGTCCGCATGGCACTGAAATGTCATGGTGAGGGTATTCATGTCAAAGACAACGATAAAGGGGTTGGCACTACTTTTTGGTTCACTGTTCCTATTGCGGACATATCTGAATCATAACTTTAATTAGGAATTGCGATGATAAATTGAATCTCATCATTTGTTTCTGAATGGTATCTATAATAACAAATTACCATAAGTAATATATAGGTATCAAAAAATTACTGTTATGCTTTAGAGGTATATGGCATGGTTAAGAAAACAATTCATGAGATCAATGGCAAGATCAGAGATGGAAGTGTCAATGTAGTCACTGCCGAGGAAATGGTTCACATAGTAGGTGAACTCGGTGCAGAAGAGGCTGCAAAGGAAGTTGATGTTGTAACTACCGGGACATTTGGTGCTATGTGTTCATCAGGTGTCTGGCTGAACTTTGGTCACTCGGAACCACCTATAAAGATGCAGAAGGTCTTCCTCAATGACGTTGAGGCATATACTGGTGTTGCCGCAGTTGACGCTTTTATAGGTGCAACACAGATCTCTGAAACACTTGGCATGGATTACGGCGGTGCCCATGTAATTGAAGACCTGATAAGAGGCAAGTCAGTTCATCTCCATGCAATGTCTCACGGAACGGACTGTTATCCCAGGAAAGTCCTTGACACAACACTTTCCCTTGAGGACATGAACCAGGCCATTATGATGAATCCCCGCAATGCATATCAGAAATATAATGCAGCGACCAACAGTACCCGCAGCACAATTCATACTTATATGGGATCATTACTCCCATCCTTTGGAAACGTCACATACTCAGGAGCCGGTGTCCTTTCACCATTATCAAATGACCCGGATTACATGACCATCGGTACAGGAACAAGAATATTCCTCGGAGGCGCTCAGGGTTATATTGTCGGCCAGGGTACACAGCATTCATCCGGTGGCGGATTTGGTACGCTCATGGTTCAGGGTGACCTTAAGAAAATGAGCACGGATTATATCAGGGCTGCAAATTTCACAGGCTACGGCACTTCTCTTTACGTAGGTATGGGTGTTCCTATTCCAATACTCAATGAGCAGATCGCCCAGGCAACTGCGGTAACTGATGCAGATGTAACCACAAAGATCCTGGATTATGGTATACCAAGCAGGGACAGACCTGCAATACGTGATGTAACATATGAGGAACTTCGCAGTGGTTATGTGGATATCAATGGAAAGGAAGTCCCGACATCCTCACTTTCAAGTTTCAAGAAATCAAGGATAATTGCCAATGAACTGAAAAGCTGGATAGCAAGAGGTGAGTTCTTTGTATCAATGCCGGTTGAAAGGCTTCCAAAGGATATCTCGGCAAAACCAATGAAGCAGACTGAAGGCATTGCCATTGTTTCTGATATAATGGCTGTGAATGTGGTGACCATAAACAAGGATGCCAGTGTGTATGACGCAGCAAAGGTCATACAGGATACTTCATTTAACCACCTTCCTGTGCTGAATGATGACAGGACTCTGGCGGGAATTATTACTGCATGGGATATCGCAAAGGCGGTTTCTCTCAACAAGTTCGACCTTGTGGAAGGTATAATGACGCGCAAGGTCATAACTGCGAATGCGGATGAACAGGTGGCATTGGTGGCCAGGAGGCTTGACCTGAATGAGGTTTCCGCTATGCCGGTCATTAACAAGGAAAGGCATGTCATAGGTATGATAACCAGTGACGATATCAGCAAACTGTATGCCAGGAGGTTATAGATTTGAAGATCAAGATCAATATTTCAAGTGATATACTCACAAAGCCCATAATGGCAGAAGCAATACTGGAAACCGGTGTACTGCTGAACATATCACAGGCGCATTTTGACCGTTCTCATGGTGAAGTAGTTGCAGATGTCGATTCATCTAAATTCGATGTTATGTGCAAGGCACTGACAAACCGCGGTGCTGTGGTCATAAAACTGGATGTACCTATCAAATGGGACGAGAATGAATGCGTTGAGTGCAGTGCCTGTGTTTCGGTCTGTCCGACCAAGGTTTTCTCACTTTCAGAAGATTTCAGCCTGCTTGTGGATGATAAAAAATGCATCCAGTGCGGGACATGTGTTGACATGTGTCCTCACAATGCATTATCACTTGGAAACAACAAGTGACACTTTCTTCTTTTTTGTAATTGAATTAGGGCGCAGTATCATGAAAGAGTATTTCAGGCTGAAGGAGACCATTGTCACAATTCAGGCAGACTCTGAAAAGTATATTGAAGCTGCCCGGGAATCAATAAGGAAAAACCGCAGGGAACTTGAGTCTTATATTGCCTATGACCCTTTTTTCCAGAGTACTCTTGAGCCATATGATCATAACGGTGATTTTCCTGAAGTTGTCAGGAGAATGATAAACGCCGGGAATGCCATGGGTATCGGTCCAATGAGTGCCGTTGCGGGTACTATCTCTGCTCTTGCTGTGGAGGCTATGGTCGATGCCGGGGCAAAGTTCGCTATTGTGGATAATGGCGGCGACATTGCTATTATCAACGACAGGCCCGTTCTTATGGGAATTTATGCAGGCAACTCTTCACTGAAGAACCTTGGTTTTGTAATGGAGCCCGGAAGTTCGATAACAGGTGTTTGTACGTCTTCAGGCAGTGTCGGTCCTTCCATAAGTTTTGGAATGGCAGATGCAGCAGTTGTCTTTTCAGATGATGTATCTCTGGCCGATGCTGCGGCAACAGCCCTTGGAAATGCTACTGATGTCGGAAGAGATGCCGTTGAAGTTTCCTTTGATGCCGTAAAGGATATTGAAGGAATAAAAGGGGCTATTGTAATTCAGGGCGAATTCATGGGTTTCTGGGGAGATGTGCCTGATATCCAGAGAGCTGATGTGAAATATGAGTGCATCACCAAAGGCTGATAGTCTTTTTTGTGCTTGAAGTGATTTTTGATAAGTATTTATTCTGTAGTGTATACTCTCTATAGATTCTGCTATATTTATATAGAATAGCAAGAGATTTTTATATGGAAAACGGGGCAGGACAGGCAATTGCAATAATTGCGGTTCTGGAATAATCTCTAAGGGGGAAAAATATGGCAGCATCGCCAATAATGAATAGTTTATACACTATGATCGATAAAATGATCGCTTTTCTTCCGACTTTAGTAGCTGTAATAGTGCTATTGATAGTTGGAATGATAGCAGGAAAGGCATTAGGTAAGATAGGATCAAAGATACTTGACAAGATCGGACTTGATGACCTTATTGACAGGACATCCATCGGAAAGATGATAGAAAGGACCAGCATAACCACAGTGGAATTCTTTGATGCCACTATCAGATGGTTCGTTTATTTTGTCTTTGCCGTGATAATCATAGATCTTCTTAAGGTACAGATAGTTGCTGATTTCATTACACAGATAATCCTTTACATACCAATAATACTCTCTGCAGTTGTTGTTCTTATAATCGGTCTTCTTGTAGTTGATTTCCTTGCAAACCTGGTAAAGAACATACTTGTGGCATCAGGACTTGACGAACATATTTCCAGAACAAGTCTTGGAAGTGCCATGGATGCAAGCGGCCTTAGCGGTTCAGGACTTATTGCCTTGATAGTTCAGGTATTTGGTTATCTGTTGTTCATCATGGCAGCTCTTAACATTCTCAAACTGGATATCATAGCAGGAGTGATAGCCGCCATACTGGCATACCTGCCAAATCTCTTCGCAGGTATACTGATACTATTGATAGGACTTTTGTCCATTGATCTGTTTGCGGACTACATCGGCAGCCTGCTTGACAACATGAACGTTCAGGGTACCAACATATGGGTTCCGGCTCTGCGTGGCTTCCTTGCATTCGTTGTCATTCTGCTGGCACTGGATGCCATGCTTATCGACACAAGCATATTCTACATACTTGTAGGTCCGCTGGCGTGGGGAATTGCAGTAGTGGTGGCATTTAAGTGGGGTATAAAGGACGCACTTGTTGAGTACGCAAAAGCAAGAAAATGATCTTATCCTTGCTGTAAAAGTAGGTTTTTAGTGCTGGCTACTATGCCAGCTTTCTTTTTACATCGTTTTTCGGAACAAAAATCTTTTATTGTTCTGCTCCAATCCTGAACCTGTTTATTTTCTGTAATGCGTACATAGTTTGCGCGGACGATGAGTAACATGTTATCCGAAAAAGTTGCAAACATTCCTCCGTTTTATGTTATGGAGGTACTGGAAAGGGCACAACAGCTTGAAGAAGAGGGCAGAAGTATAATTCACCTTGAGATAGGCGAACCTGATTTTCCAACAGCTTCGCACATATGCGATGCTGCAAAGGCTGCGATGTGTGCAGGTAATACAAAATACACTCACAGCCAGGGACTTATAGAACTGCGGCAGGCCATTGCAAAGAACTATAAGGACAGGTTCGGTGTGGATATCGACCCCGGCCAGATAATTGTTACATCGGGTACCAGTCCTGCAATGCTTTTGCTTTTCCTCGCGCTCATCGACCAGGGTGATGAGATCATCATGTCAAATCCCCATTATGCATGTTATCCGAATTTCGTGACAACTGCCGGTGGAGTGCCGGATTTCATCTACACAAATGAGGATAATGGTTTCATGTTACAGCCGGATGAGCTTGCCGCACACATCAATCCTAAAACAAAGGCAATTCTTATCAATTCACCATCCAACCCGACTGGACAGGTGTTGCCCGCAGATGTCCTGAAGGGAATTGCACAGGTTGCAGGCGATGTGCCAATAATATCAGATGAGATATATCAGGGTCTTGTCTATGAAGGCGAGGACCATACTATATTAGAGTACACTGACAATGCATTTGTCCTCAATGGTTTTTCAAAACTCTACGCCATGACAGGATGGAGACTTGGCTACCTGATAGCACCGAAACAGTACGTCAGGACTTTACAGAAGGTGCAGCAGAATCTGTTCATTTCCACCAATGCCTTTGTCCAGTATGCGGGCATCGCCGCTCTGGAAGGTCCGCAGGAGCAGACTGCGGAAATGGTGAAAACGTATAATAAGAGGCGTCTCTATCTTATTAACAGGCTCAGAGAGATTGGCTTTGATATAAAGGTCGAACCCAAGGGTGCTTATTATGTGCTTGCAGATGCCCGGAAGTTCGGTGAGGATTCACTTGCACTTAGCAGGCAGATCCTTGAGGATATAGGGGTTGCTGTTACTCCTGGGATTGATTTTGGCCAGGGTGCAGAAGGTCATTTGCGTTTTTCCTACGCTAACAGTCTTGAGAATATAAAAGAAGGTATGAACAGGCTGGATAAGTACCTGAAATTACAGAAAAGTGAATAAACAATGATCTGAATGATCTTGATGCAGAATCATTCTGCATTTCTCTTTTTTTCTCCCCTTTACTTATTTACTTATTTTTATATTACCTATTTTTTGTAGGTATAATAGGTAAACTTAAAATACTACCTGTAGTATACAAAAATATAGCCTACAATTATTAGATTGAGAGGCAACCTGTTTACAAAATCCATAGGTAGTTTTTGAAATGACAACTGAGAGAACTGAAGATTATCTGAAGGTCATCGAGAAGATAATTGAAAGAAAAGGCTATGCACAGGTCAAGGATGTTTCAAGGGAGCTTGATATAAGTTCTCCAAGTGTCACCGGAATGTTCAAGAAACTTACCAAGATGGGTTACATCAATTATGAGAAATACGGTGGAGTCACCCTCACTCCTGAAGGGGAGAATATCGCAAAATGCACCATGGAAAAACACGGTGTTATCAAGGACTTTTTATTGATTCTTGGTCTGGATAAGGAAATTGCAGATCAGGATGCCTGCAAGATAGAGCATGTACTGGCACCGGAAACATTCGAAACACTGACCAAATTTGTAGAATTCATGAACATGAAAGATGAATGGCCACACTGGCTGGATCACTTCAATTATTATTGTGAAACCGGAAAGTACATTGATTGCAGTCCATCTTCAAAAGATACATGTCCTGTCCATGGTAAGAATCATGGCAAGCAGTAGTTTTCAGTAGCTTGCTATTGAAATGATCCTCATTTCTTCTTTTATACTCTTTTATTATCATAGTTTGCAATATGGTTCTAACAGTTGTATATTTAAATGCAAATATCTTTTATTTTTCGTATACTGAAAGAAATTAGGCAATGCGAAATTGCTATATACAAAAAAATGGTTAGAGCTACCATCAAAAAGGACAGGGAATGACTTGAGCGAAGAACAGGAGACCACACTGGATACGTTAAAGCCCGGAGAGAAGGCCAGGATCACAAAAGTAAGGGTGAAAGGTGTGGCAAGACGTAAGCTCATGGATATGGGAATGGTTGCAGGGACCGAGATCGAGCTGGTAAGGAATGCTCCTCTTGGAGATCCCATGGATTATAACATAAAAGGTTACCACCTGTCCATCCGCAAAGAAGAAGCAAAACAGATTTTTATCAATAAGCTCTGAGTGAACTCTGAACGGGCTTTTTTCCAAACATTTTAGATATTTTAGCATCTATTTATTATTCATAATATAATTCATAACAGTTCCTGGGGATATTTCATGGAAGGCAGGAAAATAAAGATAGCATTAACAGGAAACCCTAATGTGGGTAAGACCACGCTTTTTAATGCGCTGACAGGTTCCAGGCAACATGTGGGTAACTGGCCGGGTGTCACCGTTGAAAAAAAGAGTGGCAGGGTCTCATACAAGGAGTATGATATTGAGGTCATAGACCTGCCGGGTACGTACAGTCTTACTGCTTATTCCATGGATGAGATAGTTGCCCGTGATTTTATCATTGAGGAAAAACCAGATATCGTCATTCAGGTTGTAGATGCTTCAAATCTTGAAAGGAACCTCTATCTTACAACCCAGCTCATGGAGCTTGGTTCTGAGATCCTCATTGTTCTCAATATGTGTGATATCGCAGAGGAAAGGGGCGACCGTATCTATGTGGATAAAATGCAGGAACTTCTTGCAACTCCTGTTATAAGGACTGTTGCCAGCCAGAAAAAAGGGCTTTGCGATCTGCTGGATAAGGTTATTGAGCAAAAAGAGATCCAGCAACATCATGGTCATGAAATAGGATATGGCACTGAGATCGAAAACAAGATACTTGAGATCGAGAAAGTACTTGCTGAAGATGGAACCCGCGATACTCGTTATCCTCTAAGGTGGATCAGTATTCGCCTTCTTGAAGGTGACAGCAATGTCCGGGAAAAGATCTCAAAAAGTCCTGTCTATGACCGGGTCATGCAAATAATAGGTTCCATTGACCAGGAAGAATTCGAGGCTGAGATAGCTGACAAGCGCTATCTTGCAATTAACACTGTCTTCCCGCAAATGTGCACCCGTGCCAATGACAAACTTACAAAATCCGATATGATCGACCGTGTGCTTACTAATAAATATCTTGGTATTCCGATATTCCTTGCACTCATGTGGGGCGCATTCGAGCTGACATTTGCTTTTGCCACTCCTTTCATGGATATGATAGACATTTCAGCAACATGGTTTGCCGATTATGTATCATCCAGCCTTCAGCCTGAGTGGCTTGCATCACTTGTGGGTGATGGTATCATCGGCGGTGTAGGTGCTGTGCTTGTATTTGTACCTAACATATTCATATTGTTCTTCCTGCTATCACTTCTGGAAGGAAGCGGTTATCTTGCCAGAGCGGCTTTTATCATGGACAAGCTGATGTACAAGATAGGCATGCATGGCAAGTCATTCATTCCTATGCTCATGGGATTTGGGTGTAATGTGCCTGCTATAATGGCTGCAAGAAGCATAGAGGACGAAAAGGACAGGTTAATTACTATATTAGTAGTGCCTTTCGTTTCATGCGGAGCCAGACTACCTATATATGTACTGTTCGCAGGAACTTTCTTTGGCAGGCAGGCAGGAACCGTAATATTTGGCATGTATGTTCTGGGAATTGTAATTGCGATAATATCTGCAAAGATACTCAGGGCAACAGTCGTTAAAGGCAAACCTGCACCGTTTATCATGGAGCTGCCACCTTACAGGGTTCCAACTCTGAAGACCAGTTTCATACACATGTGGGACAATGGTTTCATGTACATCAAGAAAGCTGGTACTATTATATTAGTAGGTGTTGTGGTTATCTGGGCGCTTGCATCATTCCCCTGGGGCGTACAATATGGAAGCGAGGACAGTTATGTCGGTTCACTGGGTCACGCAGTAGAACCTCTGCTTAAACCTCTCGGCTTTGACTGGAAGATCTCAGTTGCTCTTATATTCGGACTTGTTGCCAAGGAAATAGTTGTTGCGTCAATGGGTGTTCTTTACGGAGCAGGTGATAACTCGGAAATGCTCAGTGACAGACTGCTTGCAGATTCCAGTTTAACCGCTTTGAACTCCCTCAGTCTCATGGCTTTCAGTTTATTGTATATGCCGTGTGTTGCAACAGTGGGAGTTATCAGGAAAGAAACTGGGTCCTGGAAGTGGACGATATTTGCAATTATTTACGGCATTACTGTGGCGTGGCTAACATCATTTGTAATATATCAGGGAGGTGTCCTGCTTGGATATTAGTGTAGTAGCAGAAGAAAAACCAGATACAAAGTTGCCAATGATCTTTTCAGTTATCTGCGGTTCTCTCTATATTATATCAGGACTGATGCAGCTGGCGGCAGGGGCAGGCAGGATAATAATTGGTTCTGAGTTCAGTATTCCATTGGCCGAAGTATTATTTGTACCGGCAGACCTGATCGGATCTTTTGTCCTGTTACTTATTGGAACTGTGTTTATTTATGGTGTTCTGGAAATGCGCTCAGGTGTGTATGAAGGCATATCTTATGCTTATGTTGGAATTCTTCTTGCCCTCATATTTGCGTTCATATACTTGCTTGTGTGTACAGGCAATTTGCTTGAAACGTATCTTCTCATGAATGAGGACTTCGCAGGCTGGACACCTCTTAGTGATATGAAACCCGGCATATATCTTGCAATTCTTCCTCTCGTTGCATATGTCAAATGGAAGGATATTTTTGAGCCCGTTCCCGGGAACTGACATTGGATGGTTTTAAATGATCAAAGAAACGCTGAAGGTCCTTTTCATTGATAATTGCACGTTGCAGGAAGCTGCAGACAGACTTGATGTAAAACAGAGCGATATAAAGGACAGACTCCTCATGTTACAGCATATGGGGTATGTTCATGAGATCTGCAATAACTCAAGTCCAAAGTCATCTGCATGTTGTTCATGCACTGCGGCATCTTCATGTTCTCAAAACGCTGATGTTTCCAGCTCAAAAGCATATCAGTTGACGGACAAAGGTGAAAGGATCTGCCGCAACTAAAAAACAGCATCAACTGACACTGGCAATTGATGTGTTTGTCTGTTTTAAAAACTAAAATCGGACATGTAGATTATCATTATTATTCGTGTAATTATATCCGTACTGCTGGATAGTATACGGTACTGTTGAATTACAGAGGTTTTAAGATGTACTTCAATTAGTTTAAATAATGACAACCAGAGACAAAAAAATACCGCAACATATATTTTTAAGTTCGGACACAGATACTACGTTATTAAATTTAAAAAGGAATTAAAAGGGATTCAAATGAAACTTGGAGTTGCAATAGACATAGGTACCAGTGGTATCAGAGCACAGAAAATTGACCTCGACACTGGTGATATCCAGAAGACAGTAATCACTCTCCGTAACCCGCTCCCAGGAGCAAACGTTATGGATCACCTGGATTTTGCCATCACTTATGGTCTTGATCTTGCTCAGGGTCTGCACGTCAATGCTGTAAAGCATGTTATTGAGACATTGGGAGTTAAGCCGGAAGAACTTGAAAGAATGTCCATTTGTGGAAACCCTATACAGCTTTCAATATTCCAGGGAATCGCAATTGATGACCTTGCATATGCAGGTGAAAGAAAGAAGGAAAAACTGAACATCAAGGAATCTGACAGAAGTGCCAGGATAATTGACTGTTCTGAGATCAAGGGACTGGATGTATATCCAAATGCAAAACTTGTAGTTCCACCTGCTATCAGACACGAAGTCGGTGCTGATGCTCTTGCACTTATCATTAAATCAGGTTTCCTTGATACAAAGGAAACAGCAATTGCAACTGACTATGGAACAAATGCAGAAATGGCACTTATCCATGAAGGAACAATTTACACAGGTTCAGCAGCAGCAGGTCCTGCACTTGAAGGTCAGCAGATAAAATACGGTAACC
The sequence above is a segment of the uncultured Methanolobus sp. genome. Coding sequences within it:
- the feoB gene encoding ferrous iron transport protein B translates to MEGRKIKIALTGNPNVGKTTLFNALTGSRQHVGNWPGVTVEKKSGRVSYKEYDIEVIDLPGTYSLTAYSMDEIVARDFIIEEKPDIVIQVVDASNLERNLYLTTQLMELGSEILIVLNMCDIAEERGDRIYVDKMQELLATPVIRTVASQKKGLCDLLDKVIEQKEIQQHHGHEIGYGTEIENKILEIEKVLAEDGTRDTRYPLRWISIRLLEGDSNVREKISKSPVYDRVMQIIGSIDQEEFEAEIADKRYLAINTVFPQMCTRANDKLTKSDMIDRVLTNKYLGIPIFLALMWGAFELTFAFATPFMDMIDISATWFADYVSSSLQPEWLASLVGDGIIGGVGAVLVFVPNIFILFFLLSLLEGSGYLARAAFIMDKLMYKIGMHGKSFIPMLMGFGCNVPAIMAARSIEDEKDRLITILVVPFVSCGARLPIYVLFAGTFFGRQAGTVIFGMYVLGIVIAIISAKILRATVVKGKPAPFIMELPPYRVPTLKTSFIHMWDNGFMYIKKAGTIILVGVVVIWALASFPWGVQYGSEDSYVGSLGHAVEPLLKPLGFDWKISVALIFGLVAKEIVVASMGVLYGAGDNSEMLSDRLLADSSLTALNSLSLMAFSLLYMPCVATVGVIRKETGSWKWTIFAIIYGITVAWLTSFVIYQGGVLLGY